The following are encoded in a window of Megalopta genalis isolate 19385.01 chromosome 6, iyMegGena1_principal, whole genome shotgun sequence genomic DNA:
- the Atf3 gene encoding activating transcription factor 3 isoform X1, whose protein sequence is MYNLNVNVNPNPAAAAGLLGVAAAEVTPRTPEIVNSLIAMTNPFEDYTSERSRDRTDSISSGEPSPPSVQHTCSQLIKEGLKLTLQTKRRANGSGDDSKKRSKKEDGSADDEEEDDSSNNNSRSGLTPEDEERRRRRRERNKIAATKCRLKKREKTVILVQESEILETQNHDLKSQIQELETQRRRLVDMLSLHGPTCLKQGGADTSYQQYAEPLHLPSYQENFVHPPPALNQPQNCVSEYPVKLEDYEGEFYRQESSFVPTSDASCTV, encoded by the exons ATGTACAACCTGAACGTGAATGTGAATCCTAATCCAGCGGCTGCCGCCGGTCTTCTCGGTGTCGCGGCGGCcgaggtcacgccaaggacacCGGAAATCGTAAACTCCCTAATCGCCATGACCAATCCCTTCGAGGATTACACGAGCGAGAGGAGCAGGGATCGTACGGATTCGATTAGCAGCGGTGAGCCGAGCCCACCGAGTGTTCAGCACACCTGTAGTCAGCTCATTAAAGAAG GTTTGAAGTTGACGTTGCAAACGAAGAGGCGGGCAAACGGAAGCGGCGACGATTCCAAGAAGAGGTCGAAGAAGGAGGACGGAAGTGCggacgacgaggaggaggacgaCTCGTCCAACAACAACAGTCGTAGTGGT TTGACACCGGAGGACGAGGAAAGGCGTCGAAGGAGACGCGAGAGGAATAAAATCGCTGCTACGAAGTGTCGGTTGAAAAAACGCGAGAAGACAGTGATCCTGGTGCAAGAGTCTGAGATCCTGGAAACGCAGAACCATGACCTGAAGTCTCAGATCCAGGAGCTGGAGACGCAAAGGCGTAGGCTGGTGGACATGCTGAGCCTGCACGGGCCGACCTGTTTGAAACAAGGTGGAGCGGACACCTCGTATCAACAGTATGCGGAGCCTTTGCATCTGCCTAGTTACCAGGAGAACTTTGTGCATCCACCGCCAGCGTTGAACCAGCCTCAAAACTGTGTATCGGAGTACCCGGTGAAGCTGGAGGATTACGAAGGCGAGTTTTACAGGCAAGAGAGTTCGTTTGTGCCAACCTCAGACGCCAGTTGCACAGTCTAG
- the Atf3 gene encoding activating transcription factor 3 isoform X2, with the protein MYNLNVNVNPNPAAAAGLLGVAAAEVTPRTPEIVNSLIAMTNPFEDYTSERSRDRTDSISSGLKLTLQTKRRANGSGDDSKKRSKKEDGSADDEEEDDSSNNNSRSGLTPEDEERRRRRRERNKIAATKCRLKKREKTVILVQESEILETQNHDLKSQIQELETQRRRLVDMLSLHGPTCLKQGGADTSYQQYAEPLHLPSYQENFVHPPPALNQPQNCVSEYPVKLEDYEGEFYRQESSFVPTSDASCTV; encoded by the exons ATGTACAACCTGAACGTGAATGTGAATCCTAATCCAGCGGCTGCCGCCGGTCTTCTCGGTGTCGCGGCGGCcgaggtcacgccaaggacacCGGAAATCGTAAACTCCCTAATCGCCATGACCAATCCCTTCGAGGATTACACGAGCGAGAGGAGCAGGGATCGTACGGATTCGATTAGCAGCG GTTTGAAGTTGACGTTGCAAACGAAGAGGCGGGCAAACGGAAGCGGCGACGATTCCAAGAAGAGGTCGAAGAAGGAGGACGGAAGTGCggacgacgaggaggaggacgaCTCGTCCAACAACAACAGTCGTAGTGGT TTGACACCGGAGGACGAGGAAAGGCGTCGAAGGAGACGCGAGAGGAATAAAATCGCTGCTACGAAGTGTCGGTTGAAAAAACGCGAGAAGACAGTGATCCTGGTGCAAGAGTCTGAGATCCTGGAAACGCAGAACCATGACCTGAAGTCTCAGATCCAGGAGCTGGAGACGCAAAGGCGTAGGCTGGTGGACATGCTGAGCCTGCACGGGCCGACCTGTTTGAAACAAGGTGGAGCGGACACCTCGTATCAACAGTATGCGGAGCCTTTGCATCTGCCTAGTTACCAGGAGAACTTTGTGCATCCACCGCCAGCGTTGAACCAGCCTCAAAACTGTGTATCGGAGTACCCGGTGAAGCTGGAGGATTACGAAGGCGAGTTTTACAGGCAAGAGAGTTCGTTTGTGCCAACCTCAGACGCCAGTTGCACAGTCTAG
- the LOC117223906 gene encoding protein transport protein Sec61 subunit gamma, whose protein sequence is MDQMKKLTEPSRQFAKDSIRLVKRCTKPDRKEFQKIALATAIGFCIMGFIGFFVKLIHIPINNIIVGS, encoded by the exons ATGGATCAAATGAAGAAGCTGACAGAGCCTAGCAGGCAATTTGCTAAAGACAGTATTCGTCTTGTCAAGCGGTGTACAAAACCTGACCGCAAAG AATTTCAGAAAATTGCCCTAGCCACGGCTATCGGCTTCTGTATAATGGGCTTCATAGGATTCTTTGTCAAATTAATACATATCCCAATTAACAACATTATTGT AGGCTCATAA